The proteins below are encoded in one region of Aequorivita iocasae:
- a CDS encoding NADP(H)-dependent aldo-keto reductase, with protein sequence MKYTILPNTNLKVSKLCLGTMTWGQQNTEAEAHEQLHFAIGKGINFIDCAEMYPVPANPNTQGKTETYIGNWLAKKKNREDLIIATKIAGPSRSMDHIRQPLDFSKKSLEEAIHKSLKRLQTEYIDLYQLHWPERNTNYFGQRDYTHKENEAWQDNFAEVLNNFEEFVKAGKIRHIGLSNETPFGVMRCIEEFRNGKIKIASVQNPYNLLNRKDEIGLSEILQRENISYLAYSPLGFGTLTGKYLDGKADEDSRINQFKQYTRYSSKPAFEATKKYFEIAKKHNLSFTHLALAFILQKKFVTAPIIGATSIEQLAENIESINVTLSKEILKEIDAIHNQIPNPAP encoded by the coding sequence GACGTGGGGCCAACAAAATACAGAAGCCGAAGCCCACGAACAGCTTCACTTCGCTATTGGAAAAGGCATCAATTTTATTGACTGTGCTGAAATGTATCCCGTTCCCGCAAACCCAAATACGCAGGGAAAAACGGAAACCTATATTGGAAATTGGCTAGCAAAAAAGAAGAATCGCGAAGATTTAATTATTGCCACAAAAATTGCAGGGCCCAGCCGATCAATGGACCACATTCGACAACCGTTGGATTTCAGCAAAAAATCTTTGGAAGAAGCTATTCATAAAAGCTTGAAACGCTTGCAGACTGAGTATATCGATTTATACCAACTTCATTGGCCTGAGCGTAACACCAATTATTTCGGACAGCGCGATTATACCCATAAAGAAAACGAAGCGTGGCAAGATAATTTCGCTGAAGTTTTAAATAATTTTGAAGAATTCGTAAAAGCGGGAAAAATCCGCCACATCGGACTTTCAAACGAAACACCTTTTGGGGTGATGCGCTGCATCGAGGAATTCCGAAATGGAAAAATAAAAATTGCCTCGGTTCAAAACCCCTATAATTTATTGAATCGAAAAGATGAAATAGGTCTTTCTGAAATTCTTCAACGTGAAAATATTAGCTATTTAGCTTATTCGCCCTTAGGCTTCGGAACACTAACGGGAAAATATTTAGATGGAAAAGCTGATGAAGATTCACGAATAAACCAATTCAAACAATACACCCGTTACAGCAGCAAACCAGCTTTTGAAGCGACAAAAAAATATTTTGAAATCGCGAAAAAGCACAATTTAAGTTTTACGCATTTGGCGTTGGCTTTTATTCTTCAGAAGAAATTTGTAACCGCGCCAATCATTGGCGCCACATCCATAGAGCAACTTGCAGAAAATATTGAAAGTATCAACGTAACCCTTTCCAAAGAAATTTTAAAGGAGATTGATGCTATCCACAACCAAATCCCGAATCCAGCGCCTTAA